The genomic region TTTACCCGTTTTACGTTGCGAAGGCGGAGAAGAAAGGGCGCACCAAAACGGAGGTTGATCAGGTCATCTCCTGGCTGACAGGCTATGGTCAGAACGAACTGGAAGCTCAACTGGAGCAGGGGACGGACTTTGAAACCTTCTTTGCGAAGGCCCCCAAGATCAATCCTTCGCGAACCCTGATCACAGGCGTGGTTTGCGGCGTCCGGGTCGAGGACGTCAAAGAACCCACGATGC from Bradyrhizobium lupini harbors:
- a CDS encoding DUF2200 domain-containing protein gives rise to the protein MAKHRIYTTSFASVYPFYVAKAEKKGRTKTEVDQVISWLTGYGQNELEAQLEQGTDFETFFAKAPKINPSRTLITGVVCGVRVEDVKEPTMREIRYLDKLIDELAKGKAMDRILRKSAS